Proteins encoded by one window of Candidatus Eisenbacteria bacterium:
- a CDS encoding NUDIX hydrolase has translation RSGVKRNIQAQIQNLEDRYGAPVRETVVVRQINRTRGPAGFPISSKRTAEVVLIVPRPAEKVLVHTKSFYPSGVWRLPTGGLWPDETIEHAFLREGMEETGNPLKPVRFLFHLCFRWEGSPKEFQSYGFLTSPAEGPVASRDPHEQITAFRDVGRKEFASVMERLETLAGTWTAWGKFRAAPHRVVLGLWPREGALTAEPLREPPTGLA, from the coding sequence AGATCCGGCGTGAAGAGGAACATACAGGCTCAGATCCAGAACCTCGAGGACCGCTACGGCGCGCCGGTTCGCGAGACCGTCGTGGTTCGGCAGATCAATCGGACTCGTGGGCCCGCCGGGTTTCCCATCTCGAGCAAACGGACAGCCGAGGTCGTCCTCATCGTCCCCAGACCTGCAGAAAAGGTCCTGGTCCACACGAAGAGCTTCTATCCATCCGGCGTTTGGCGTCTTCCTACCGGGGGTCTCTGGCCGGACGAGACGATCGAGCATGCCTTCCTACGCGAGGGGATGGAGGAGACCGGGAATCCGCTGAAGCCCGTCCGCTTCCTCTTCCACCTCTGTTTCCGCTGGGAGGGCTCTCCCAAGGAGTTCCAGAGCTACGGATTCCTCACTTCTCCCGCGGAGGGACCTGTCGCGAGCCGCGATCCCCACGAGCAGATCACTGCCTTCCGCGACGTCGGCCGCAAGGAGTTCGCCTCTGTCATGGAGCGGCTCGAGACGTTGGCCGGGACGTGGACGGCCTGGGGCAAGTTCCGGGCGGCGCCCCACCGGGTGGTCCTGGGGTTGTGGCCGCGGGAAGGAGCGCTCACGGCGGAGCCCTTGAGGGAGCCTCCTACCGGCCTCGCTTGA